The following are encoded in a window of Gramella sp. MT6 genomic DNA:
- a CDS encoding DUF1440 domain-containing protein, producing the protein MSVGTFLQKDSYMSNTSRSLISGFVGGLAGSAVKSLIEQFLPVRKVEQRSAQIKIVDELSTKITGTPVSTQNEALAEQLVNIPMGGSLGAAYGYGKKDRSGLRPMDGIIFGATAWASTHETSLPILGLEPKPTDVPIRMQMNELFAHIAFGVTTELVRHYLDNQLRE; encoded by the coding sequence ATGAGCGTAGGTACTTTTCTTCAGAAGGATTCATATATGTCTAACACTTCCCGCAGCCTGATCTCAGGATTCGTTGGAGGCCTGGCCGGATCGGCAGTAAAAAGCCTGATAGAACAGTTTCTTCCTGTAAGAAAGGTCGAACAACGCTCAGCCCAGATAAAAATCGTAGATGAGCTGTCTACTAAGATCACCGGTACTCCAGTAAGCACTCAAAATGAAGCTTTAGCGGAACAATTGGTAAACATACCTATGGGTGGTTCCCTGGGCGCGGCGTATGGTTATGGCAAAAAGGACCGCAGTGGTCTTAGGCCTATGGATGGGATCATTTTTGGCGCTACTGCCTGGGCCAGCACTCATGAAACTTCCCTGCCCATTTTAGGCCTGGAACCTAAACCTACAGATGTGCCTATTAGAATGCAAATGAATGAACTATTTGCGCATATTGCATTTGGAGTTACTACAGAGTTGGTAAGACATTACCTAGATAACCAATTAAGGGAGTAA
- a CDS encoding ligase-associated DNA damage response exonuclease: protein MRTPLLAFNDKGIYCAAADVYLDPWKPVDKAIISHGHADHSRWGHKKYITHHSNVPIIRHRLGEISVTGKDWGESFGINGVKFSLHPAGHIIGSSQIRVEHKGEVWVFTGDYKTEDDGVAVPYEPVKCDTFITECTFGLPAFKWTPQKQVFEDINNWWQQNKEDGRTSVLFGYSLGKAQRLLKHLDTSIGKIYTHGAIENMTEVLRPQLEFPATTRITKEIKKEEIKGSIVLAPGSAHGTTWIKKMVPYVTASASGWMTFRGARRRRAIDKGFVLSDHCDWQGLLSSIKETGCEKVICTHGYTDIFSRFLREQGYDARTEETQYEGETGQMEAEKEKDSE, encoded by the coding sequence ATGAGAACTCCGTTACTGGCTTTTAATGATAAGGGAATTTATTGTGCTGCGGCAGATGTTTATCTGGATCCATGGAAGCCTGTTGATAAAGCCATAATTTCCCACGGCCACGCAGATCATTCCCGCTGGGGGCATAAAAAGTATATCACCCACCATAGCAATGTTCCAATAATAAGGCATCGCCTGGGAGAAATTAGTGTGACGGGAAAAGATTGGGGTGAAAGTTTTGGCATCAATGGGGTTAAATTTTCTCTCCATCCGGCTGGTCATATTATTGGTTCTTCCCAGATTCGTGTAGAACATAAGGGAGAGGTGTGGGTCTTCACGGGAGATTACAAAACTGAAGATGATGGTGTAGCGGTTCCCTATGAACCAGTAAAATGTGACACTTTTATTACTGAATGTACTTTTGGATTACCCGCCTTTAAATGGACTCCGCAAAAGCAGGTTTTTGAAGATATCAATAACTGGTGGCAACAGAATAAGGAGGATGGAAGGACCTCAGTACTTTTCGGATATTCTCTAGGCAAAGCACAGCGGTTATTGAAGCATTTGGACACATCTATAGGAAAGATCTACACACATGGAGCCATAGAGAATATGACCGAAGTGCTGAGACCTCAATTGGAATTTCCAGCAACCACCAGGATCACTAAAGAAATAAAGAAGGAAGAAATAAAAGGCAGTATTGTGCTTGCTCCGGGTAGTGCTCACGGCACCACCTGGATAAAGAAAATGGTACCTTATGTAACTGCTTCGGCCAGTGGTTGGATGACCTTTAGGGGAGCTAGAAGGCGAAGGGCAATCGATAAAGGTTTTGTACTTAGTGATCATTGCGACTGGCAGGGTTTATTAAGTTCCATCAAAGAAACCGGTTGTGAGAAAGTGATCTGTACCCATGGGTATACCGATATATTTTCCAGGTTTCTCAGGGAACAGGGGTATGACGCCAGGACCGAGGAAACGCAATATGAAGGAGAAACCGGCCAGATGGAAGCCGAAAAAGAAAAGGATTCAGAATGA
- a CDS encoding GNAT family N-acetyltransferase encodes MEINIRDARKEDMGEVLELIQELAVFEKEPEAVIIDENDLIRDGFGEHPAFHCFVAEADGKIEGMALVYYRYSTWKGKTVHLEDLIVREAFRGKGLGSALYTEVIKYAASEKVKRTEWVVLNWNKDAADFYRRSGADVMEDWDTVQMDEKAMHQFLEKKGIL; translated from the coding sequence ATGGAAATTAACATACGAGACGCCAGAAAGGAAGATATGGGCGAAGTTTTAGAGCTTATCCAGGAACTGGCAGTTTTCGAAAAAGAGCCCGAGGCGGTTATTATTGATGAAAATGACCTCATTAGGGACGGGTTTGGTGAACACCCTGCATTTCACTGCTTTGTGGCTGAAGCCGACGGCAAGATAGAAGGAATGGCTTTGGTCTACTATAGATATTCTACCTGGAAGGGAAAGACCGTACACCTGGAAGATCTTATTGTAAGGGAAGCGTTCCGCGGAAAAGGATTAGGTTCTGCCTTATATACTGAGGTAATAAAATATGCGGCTTCAGAAAAGGTAAAACGTACCGAATGGGTGGTTTTAAACTGGAACAAAGACGCAGCCGATTTTTACCGAAGAAGTGGAGCAGATGTCATGGAAGACTGGGACACGGTGCAAATGGACGAAAAAGCTATGCACCAATTCCTGGAAAAGAAAGGTATCCTTTAA
- a CDS encoding GNAT family N-acetyltransferase, producing the protein MEYTIREARREDMDDVLELIKELAEHENHLDDVEVTVADLEKEGFDHGNFKCFVADVDGKIEGMALVYFRFSTWKGRTVHLEDLIVRESMRGTGLGGALYKQVVKYGHENGVKRIEWVVSEGNKNAIEFYENTGAEIKESWKTVHMEESGIQKNVKKK; encoded by the coding sequence ATGGAATATACAATACGAGAAGCCAGAAGGGAAGATATGGATGATGTTCTGGAGCTTATAAAAGAACTTGCAGAACATGAAAATCACCTGGATGACGTGGAAGTGACGGTTGCCGATCTTGAAAAAGAAGGCTTCGACCATGGAAATTTCAAATGCTTTGTAGCAGATGTAGATGGAAAGATTGAAGGAATGGCACTCGTATATTTCAGATTCTCCACCTGGAAAGGAAGAACGGTACACTTAGAAGATCTTATCGTTCGTGAAAGTATGCGCGGGACTGGTCTTGGCGGAGCACTTTATAAGCAGGTTGTAAAATATGGCCACGAAAACGGAGTTAAACGTATAGAATGGGTGGTTTCTGAAGGCAATAAAAATGCGATCGAGTTTTATGAGAATACAGGAGCAGAGATCAAAGAAAGCTGGAAAACCGTACATATGGAAGAAAGTGGAATCCAGAAAAACGTGAAGAAAAAGTGA
- a CDS encoding ligase-associated DNA damage response DEXH box helicase encodes MKRAELIDLADEWFSRNDWKPFKFQKDTWKAYLQKKNGLLNAPTGSGKTYALWVPIVLDYIKKNPDYQTKHKKGLKAIWITPLRALSVEIEQAASRFAEEMGTQLTVGIRTGDTSQKERAAQKKSMPDLLITTPESLHLLLSSKNYPKLFKGLQAVVVDEWHELLGTKRGVQVELGLSRLKTISRDLRIWGISATIGNLQQAREVLLGPESAAMENSVMIRANLKKKIEVRSIIPEKMEKFPWRGHLGLHLLDEVVPIIKNSRTTLLFTNTRSQCEIWFQKLLNKYPEFAGEVAMHHGSINKETRLWVEQAIRNESLKAVVCTSSLDLGVDFAPVETIVQIGGPKGVARFLQRAGRSGHQPGKVSLIYFLPTHAIELIEASALQKAVEKKAVEDRVPYLMSYDVLIQYLNTLAVSDGFYPKDIFPEIASTFCFQGITQEEWLWILNFITKGSQSIQAYDEYKKVEIEEDGKFKINNRGVAMRHRLQIGTIVSDAMLSVKYMKGGYIGTIEEWFISKLKPGDIFTFAGRNLELVHIKNMQVLVRKSSKKTSKVPSWMGGRMTFSAQMSELLREEMYLAATLEEGQKSTKELKALQPIFERQQLESVIPKSDEFLIETFKTREGYHAIFYPFEGRFVHEALGSLLAYRISLLSPISFSIAFNDYGFELLSDQEIDMQQVLDNNLFSSEFLMDDLYKSLNATEMARRKFRDIAVITGLVFTGYPNKLVKSKHLQSNSQLLFSVFRDYEEDNLLYQQAFRETFEHQLEEGRLRISLDRIAHQKIVWRKCERPTPFSFPIITDRLREKLSSEKIEDRIRRMLKQLEK; translated from the coding sequence TTGAAAAGGGCTGAACTAATAGATCTTGCTGATGAATGGTTTTCCCGGAATGACTGGAAACCTTTTAAATTTCAGAAAGATACCTGGAAGGCATACCTTCAGAAAAAGAATGGGTTGCTGAATGCTCCTACCGGTAGTGGTAAAACCTATGCGCTCTGGGTTCCCATCGTTCTGGATTATATTAAAAAGAATCCCGATTACCAGACCAAGCACAAAAAAGGATTGAAGGCAATCTGGATAACGCCACTTCGTGCACTTTCCGTCGAAATTGAACAGGCGGCAAGCAGGTTTGCAGAAGAAATGGGAACGCAGCTAACTGTGGGTATCCGAACCGGTGATACCTCCCAAAAGGAAAGAGCTGCTCAGAAGAAATCTATGCCAGATCTGCTCATTACTACTCCCGAAAGTTTACACCTCTTATTGTCGTCTAAAAACTATCCCAAACTCTTCAAGGGTTTGCAGGCAGTTGTGGTCGACGAATGGCATGAACTCTTAGGAACCAAACGCGGTGTGCAGGTAGAACTTGGGTTATCCAGGCTAAAAACTATTTCCAGGGATCTTAGAATCTGGGGAATTTCGGCAACTATTGGTAACCTGCAGCAGGCAAGGGAGGTACTCCTGGGACCTGAATCTGCTGCCATGGAAAATTCGGTGATGATCAGGGCTAATCTTAAAAAGAAGATCGAAGTTCGTTCTATCATTCCGGAGAAAATGGAGAAGTTTCCCTGGCGTGGGCATCTTGGGTTGCATTTACTCGATGAGGTAGTTCCTATTATCAAAAATAGCCGCACCACCCTTCTCTTTACAAATACAAGATCACAATGTGAGATCTGGTTTCAGAAATTACTCAATAAATATCCTGAATTCGCAGGGGAAGTAGCTATGCATCACGGAAGCATCAATAAAGAAACCAGGCTTTGGGTAGAGCAGGCGATTAGAAATGAAAGCCTGAAAGCAGTGGTTTGTACTTCCAGCCTGGACCTGGGGGTCGATTTTGCTCCTGTGGAGACTATTGTGCAGATAGGAGGACCAAAAGGTGTCGCCCGATTTCTGCAAAGGGCAGGCCGTAGTGGTCACCAGCCCGGGAAGGTTAGTCTGATCTATTTTTTACCCACCCACGCTATCGAACTTATAGAAGCTTCGGCCCTGCAAAAAGCGGTGGAAAAGAAAGCGGTGGAAGATCGAGTTCCTTACCTGATGAGCTATGATGTTCTTATACAGTATCTAAATACACTTGCGGTTTCTGATGGTTTTTACCCGAAAGATATTTTTCCTGAGATCGCTTCTACTTTTTGTTTTCAGGGTATCACCCAGGAGGAATGGTTATGGATCCTGAATTTTATTACGAAGGGGAGTCAGAGTATACAGGCCTATGATGAATATAAGAAGGTTGAGATCGAAGAAGATGGTAAGTTTAAGATCAATAATCGCGGGGTGGCCATGAGGCACAGATTGCAAATTGGTACTATTGTTAGTGATGCTATGCTTAGTGTGAAATATATGAAAGGCGGGTATATAGGCACGATCGAGGAATGGTTCATATCTAAACTGAAACCCGGCGATATTTTCACTTTTGCCGGCCGAAACCTGGAACTGGTGCATATAAAAAATATGCAGGTACTGGTTAGGAAATCCTCTAAAAAGACCTCGAAAGTACCCAGCTGGATGGGAGGTAGAATGACCTTTTCTGCCCAGATGAGTGAACTGCTCCGGGAAGAAATGTATTTGGCCGCGACACTTGAAGAAGGCCAGAAAAGCACTAAAGAACTTAAGGCTCTACAGCCAATTTTTGAAAGGCAGCAATTGGAGTCTGTTATTCCAAAAAGCGATGAATTCCTGATAGAAACCTTTAAAACCCGGGAAGGCTATCACGCGATATTTTATCCTTTTGAAGGCAGATTTGTCCATGAAGCATTGGGAAGTTTGCTCGCATACCGAATAAGCCTGCTGTCTCCCATAAGTTTTTCTATCGCTTTCAATGATTACGGATTTGAATTACTTTCAGACCAGGAGATCGATATGCAACAGGTTCTGGACAACAATCTTTTTTCTTCAGAATTTTTAATGGACGATCTCTATAAAAGTCTGAATGCTACTGAAATGGCTCGGAGAAAATTCCGCGATATCGCCGTCATTACTGGATTGGTCTTTACGGGATATCCAAATAAGCTGGTAAAGAGCAAACATTTACAGTCAAATTCTCAGTTATTGTTCAGTGTATTCAGGGATTACGAAGAGGATAATTTATTATACCAGCAGGCTTTCAGAGAAACCTTTGAGCATCAGTTGGAAGAAGGCAGGTTGAGGATCTCTTTAGATCGTATTGCCCATCAAAAGATAGTATGGCGAAAATGTGAGAGACCCACGCCTTTTTCTTTTCCGATCATCACAGACAGGTTGCGGGAAAAATTGTCTTCAGAAAAAATTGAAGACAGGATAAGGAGGATGTTGAAGCAGCTGGAGAAGTAA
- a CDS encoding amidohydrolase has translation MDEKLNIAFIQADLNWENAEANRKLFSKEIENISDEVDLIILPEMFTTGFSMNAEELAEETDAETLSWMRAHAKAKSAAITGSVIITENGNYYNRLFFVFPDGSYKLYDKRHTFTLAKEDLTYTAGKERLIVEYKGWKICPLVCYDLRFPVWARNTVDYDLLIYVANWPEKRVNAWDALLKARAIENMSYCVGLNRTGVDGDGYVYNGHSAAYDMLGKELTPLDRAEPFIAEISIDKKELLETRKKLKFLQDRDKFSLDE, from the coding sequence ATGGATGAAAAATTAAATATCGCCTTTATTCAGGCAGATCTAAATTGGGAAAATGCCGAAGCAAACCGCAAACTTTTTTCGAAGGAAATAGAAAACATATCAGATGAGGTAGATCTTATCATCCTTCCGGAAATGTTTACGACTGGCTTCAGTATGAATGCAGAAGAGCTGGCCGAGGAAACAGATGCCGAAACTCTTTCATGGATGCGAGCACATGCTAAAGCTAAGTCTGCAGCTATTACGGGAAGTGTTATTATCACCGAAAATGGTAATTATTACAATCGCTTGTTTTTTGTTTTTCCAGATGGCAGTTATAAATTATATGATAAGCGGCACACATTTACCCTGGCCAAAGAAGATCTCACTTACACTGCCGGTAAAGAGCGTCTTATCGTGGAGTATAAGGGATGGAAGATCTGTCCGTTAGTTTGTTATGATCTGAGGTTTCCGGTTTGGGCACGAAATACGGTAGATTATGATCTGCTTATTTATGTGGCTAACTGGCCAGAAAAGAGAGTTAATGCCTGGGATGCCTTGCTAAAAGCCAGAGCTATAGAAAATATGAGTTACTGCGTAGGGCTTAACAGGACCGGTGTAGACGGCGACGGTTATGTTTATAATGGCCATTCCGCTGCTTATGATATGCTGGGAAAAGAACTTACTCCTTTGGACCGTGCAGAACCTTTTATTGCTGAAATAAGTATCGATAAGAAAGAGCTTCTGGAGACCAGGAAAAAATTGAAATTCCTTCAGGACCGGGATAAATTTAGTCTAGACGAATAG
- a CDS encoding ATP-dependent DNA ligase, with protein sequence MKAFADLIRTLDSTNKTTLKVEALTEYFKNAPPKDKVWTIAILSHRRPPRPVNTTLMREWASELAKIPLWLFEESYHIVGDLAETIALVIPASEDSTEKSLNQFLQEIIELKPKAEDEKKEYLFENWLNLNYYERFVFTKLITGSFRIGVSQKLMTRALSKATGIDEDILAYKMMGNWEPAKITFNKLILEENEEDFLSKPYPFYLAYAIEDEPEELGDVSQWSAEHKWDGIRSQVIIRNDELFVWSRGEELVTDKYPEFEAFVEAIPNGTVLDGEILPFPKGEIGTFKDLQTRIGRKNVSKKLLEKTPVILKAYDLLEWNGEDIRDMAFGKRREILEKLYHEVKTEAVPLHLSENIQFDNWEDAALERENSREVKSEGLMLKRLDSPYLVGRKKGDWWKWKVDPLTIDAVLTYAMRGHGRRSNLFTDYTFGLWDEEKEELVTFAKAYSGLTDKEFRQLDAWIKKNTLERFGPVRSVTPHHVFEIAFEGIVESKRHKSGVATRFPRILRWRTDKKIEEANTLEDLKALIP encoded by the coding sequence ATGAAAGCATTTGCCGATCTCATAAGAACGCTGGACAGCACCAATAAAACAACTTTGAAGGTTGAGGCGCTAACCGAATATTTTAAAAATGCACCCCCAAAAGATAAGGTGTGGACCATTGCGATCTTAAGCCACCGCCGGCCACCACGACCGGTTAATACAACCCTGATGAGGGAATGGGCATCAGAACTTGCAAAGATCCCCTTATGGTTATTTGAAGAATCTTACCATATAGTTGGGGATCTGGCAGAAACAATTGCCCTGGTGATCCCGGCCTCAGAAGATTCTACAGAAAAGAGCCTGAACCAGTTCTTACAGGAGATCATAGAACTAAAACCTAAAGCTGAAGATGAGAAAAAGGAATATCTTTTTGAAAACTGGCTAAACCTTAACTATTACGAACGCTTTGTTTTTACCAAACTTATCACGGGCAGTTTCAGGATCGGGGTGAGTCAGAAATTAATGACCAGAGCCTTATCAAAAGCTACCGGAATAGATGAAGATATCCTTGCCTACAAGATGATGGGAAACTGGGAGCCAGCAAAGATCACTTTCAATAAACTTATTCTGGAAGAGAACGAGGAAGATTTTCTCTCCAAACCTTATCCATTTTATCTTGCTTATGCCATTGAAGATGAACCGGAAGAACTGGGAGACGTTTCACAATGGAGCGCTGAGCATAAATGGGATGGTATACGGTCCCAGGTGATCATTAGAAATGATGAACTTTTTGTATGGAGCCGGGGAGAAGAACTGGTAACCGATAAATATCCCGAGTTCGAAGCGTTTGTCGAGGCAATTCCTAACGGGACTGTCCTGGATGGTGAGATCCTTCCTTTTCCTAAAGGTGAAATAGGAACTTTCAAAGATCTGCAGACACGAATTGGCCGGAAGAATGTGAGTAAAAAGCTACTGGAGAAAACTCCGGTGATCTTAAAAGCTTACGATCTTCTGGAATGGAATGGTGAAGATATCAGGGATATGGCTTTTGGAAAAAGAAGAGAGATACTGGAAAAACTTTATCATGAGGTTAAGACAGAGGCGGTGCCACTTCATTTATCTGAAAACATTCAATTTGATAATTGGGAAGATGCGGCTTTGGAACGCGAGAATTCCAGGGAAGTTAAATCTGAAGGTCTGATGCTGAAACGGCTTGATTCACCTTACCTGGTGGGAAGAAAAAAAGGAGATTGGTGGAAGTGGAAGGTCGATCCATTAACAATAGACGCTGTGCTTACCTATGCCATGCGCGGTCATGGCCGCCGGAGTAACCTTTTTACTGATTATACCTTCGGGCTGTGGGATGAAGAGAAAGAGGAATTGGTGACCTTTGCTAAAGCTTATTCCGGATTAACCGATAAGGAATTCAGGCAGCTCGACGCATGGATCAAAAAGAATACTCTGGAAAGATTTGGTCCGGTGAGAAGCGTGACCCCGCATCATGTTTTTGAGATCGCTTTTGAAGGAATTGTAGAATCGAAACGCCATAAAAGCGGAGTGGCAACCAGATTTCCCAGGATCTTGAGATGGCGAACAGATAAGAAGATAGAAGAGGCAAATACACTTGAAGATCTAAAGGCTTTGATTCCTTGA
- a CDS encoding TerB family tellurite resistance protein, producing the protein MSFSDLFGSGEHLRNLSHFASIVNLAAVDGDINTEEEALLKRFARKLDISEEEYDKVIENPKLFPLSAYNSIERRLERLHDLFKIIFADHIIDEEETELIKKYAIGLGFSSQASEGIIRRSIQIFSGQLNFDDYRYLLEKEID; encoded by the coding sequence ATGTCCTTTTCAGATTTATTTGGCTCGGGAGAGCACCTACGAAATCTTAGTCATTTCGCCTCTATTGTAAACCTTGCAGCAGTTGATGGAGATATTAATACCGAAGAAGAAGCTCTTCTAAAACGTTTTGCAAGAAAGTTAGACATTAGTGAAGAAGAGTATGACAAGGTTATCGAAAACCCAAAACTTTTCCCTCTTTCAGCTTATAATAGCATTGAAAGAAGACTCGAGCGTCTTCACGATCTTTTTAAAATAATTTTCGCAGATCATATTATTGACGAAGAGGAAACAGAACTAATTAAAAAATATGCCATCGGTCTTGGATTCTCAAGCCAGGCTTCTGAAGGCATAATTAGACGATCTATCCAAATATTTAGCGGCCAGTTAAATTTTGACGATTACCGTTATTTACTTGAAAAAGAAATAGACTGA
- the fbp gene encoding class 1 fructose-bisphosphatase translates to MPKPNQTLGEFIIENQADFPGSSGELSRLINSLRLAAKVVNHEVNKAGLVDIIGAYGETNIQGEDQQKLDVYANNKFIQTLTNREIVCGIASEENDDFIQIEGHKGDNQNKYVVLMDPLDGSSNIDVNVSVGTIFSIYQRVTPVGTPVQMEDFLQPGNKQVAAGYIIYGTSTMLVYTTGHGVNGFTLNPALGSWYLSHPDMKFPEDGQIYSINEGNYVHFPQGVKDYIKYCQQEEGNRPYTSRYIGSMVSDIHRNMIKGGIFMYPKSSKASDGKLRLLYECNPMAFLTEQAGGKASDGFKRILDIKPTELHQRVPFFCGSRKMVEKAEEFMTKAETKDQSQSISFSSK, encoded by the coding sequence ATGCCTAAGCCAAATCAAACCCTAGGAGAATTTATTATTGAAAATCAAGCTGATTTCCCGGGTTCTTCCGGTGAACTTTCCAGATTGATCAATTCCTTGAGACTTGCCGCGAAAGTGGTGAATCATGAAGTTAATAAAGCCGGGCTGGTAGATATCATAGGGGCTTATGGTGAAACTAACATTCAGGGAGAAGATCAGCAAAAACTGGATGTCTACGCCAATAATAAGTTTATTCAAACCCTTACGAATCGTGAGATCGTTTGCGGTATCGCTTCAGAAGAGAATGATGATTTTATACAGATAGAGGGGCACAAAGGAGATAATCAAAATAAATACGTGGTACTCATGGATCCTTTGGATGGTAGTTCCAATATAGATGTGAACGTTTCTGTAGGTACCATTTTTTCAATTTACCAAAGAGTTACACCCGTTGGAACACCGGTGCAAATGGAAGATTTTCTGCAACCTGGAAATAAACAGGTGGCTGCAGGTTATATTATTTATGGAACTTCCACCATGCTTGTATATACTACCGGGCATGGGGTGAATGGATTTACACTAAACCCTGCTTTAGGTTCGTGGTACCTTTCACATCCAGATATGAAGTTCCCTGAAGACGGGCAGATCTATTCTATTAATGAAGGTAATTATGTTCATTTTCCTCAGGGTGTGAAAGATTATATAAAATACTGTCAGCAGGAAGAAGGTAACCGCCCATATACCTCCAGGTATATTGGCTCTATGGTTTCTGATATTCACAGGAATATGATCAAGGGAGGAATATTTATGTATCCTAAGAGCTCGAAAGCTAGTGACGGGAAACTCAGGCTGCTTTACGAATGTAATCCTATGGCTTTTCTAACTGAACAGGCCGGCGGCAAGGCAAGTGATGGCTTTAAAAGGATACTGGATATTAAGCCAACCGAATTACATCAGCGTGTACCATTTTTCTGTGGAAGCAGAAAAATGGTAGAAAAAGCTGAAGAATTTATGACAAAAGCTGAAACTAAAGATCAGTCTCAGTCTATTTCTTTTTCAAGTAAATAA
- a CDS encoding bestrophin family ion channel → MKFELSFNVDLTLLSIAIIFPLVFTIRGSFRRREKALEHLSEFVSAVKTVKYCLLSSDQISPEKKAEAEEILIDINNKTISHLADKNNDIRELDNISHKLYAFALQEENLIPAKIKDRVFKYMKDMHESIENLHAIHSHRTPISLMAYCEIFIYIFPFIYAPTIIHNLGMRGADWVAYFIVLLTQFILISLYNIQNQLEYPFDNIGMDDINLDNFKIER, encoded by the coding sequence TTGAAGTTCGAATTGAGTTTCAATGTAGATCTCACTTTGCTTAGTATCGCCATAATTTTCCCGCTTGTTTTTACCATCCGTGGATCTTTCAGGAGAAGAGAGAAAGCCCTTGAACATCTAAGTGAATTTGTTAGTGCGGTAAAAACCGTGAAGTATTGTCTTTTGAGCAGTGACCAGATAAGTCCTGAAAAAAAAGCCGAAGCCGAAGAGATCCTTATAGATATCAACAACAAGACTATTTCACATCTCGCCGATAAGAACAACGATATTAGAGAGCTGGATAATATTTCCCATAAATTATATGCTTTTGCCCTGCAGGAAGAAAATCTAATTCCTGCCAAGATAAAAGACCGGGTATTCAAGTATATGAAAGATATGCACGAGTCCATTGAGAACCTGCATGCCATTCATTCGCATAGAACGCCAATTAGTTTGATGGCCTATTGCGAGATCTTCATCTATATTTTTCCTTTTATTTATGCACCAACCATCATTCATAATCTTGGAATGCGGGGAGCAGATTGGGTAGCTTATTTTATCGTTTTGTTAACCCAGTTTATCCTTATCTCTTTGTATAATATCCAGAATCAACTTGAATATCCATTCGATAACATTGGAATGGACGATATTAATCTTGATAATTTCAAAATAGAACGTTAG